TTCATTGGTGACTTCCCATGATAAGAAACACAGGTGCAACTGTCAGCACAGATATGATCATAAATCCATGGATATTTTGTGGATAACTGTTGAGGAGTTTTTGTTTGGGAGTGTGGAGGTAGTGAAGCATTTGTATTTGTGTACACCATGGATCTTTTGTTGTTCGTCTCTTTGACATTCGTTTGTTTAAATGGATTTTGTGTGGATAATAAGAAAGGGTTTTGATGTTTCCTGATAAAAGCAATTCAAGGGGCATCACAAACTGTGAGGAAGATTGTAAAATTTTGCAAACAGTCACAGAATGAGGGACAGTTGACAATGTAGGGGAATGTAGAGAAGCCTAATTGTAGGCAGGAACTACAAGATAATTTTCTCACTTTGCAATCCCACTGAGCAAATTCCAAAACACACCATGCAAAATGATCCATATCCACCCACTGAGAATAATGAATCGTAGTCCTAATTattcaaagaaaaacatttcCTGGTATTCTTTAAAAGTGTTTAAGAAATGCTTAATAACATTTGTGCTTTAATGACTGATCATGAAAAGAATAACAAACTGAACAACCCAGCTGCAGTTAGTAGACACATTGTATGCACAATCATTGCTGTTCACTGAGATATCACCAGCAGTCACAGGAATCCAGACACTACTACATAGAACATTCAAAAGGAAAGAGAAGCTACAGGTCCACCATTTACAGATAAGAGTGTCAAactgaaatatttaaaagcaATGGGCTTGTTAAAATAATTGCACATTTTTGTTCAGTTGGTCCAACTTAATAAAGGGAAGCCTCCTCATGGATAGTGAAGTTTTAAAGAATATCAATACGTCAAAAGATGCTGGATATTCATTGTGATACCCTTGGAAAGGGAATGAAGGCAAGTGCAATATGaataacaaaagaaacaaaatgctatTTTCTTCAACAAGGGGATGAAATACTAATAACAAAAGAAGCTGTGCAATGAGGCATTGTCACACAACTCTCCTGGGAAAGGCTTGGTGGATGATCAGGGAGGCAGGTAATAAGTGTTAGTGGTCATTCCACTTAACTGCAACTTTGCTAATGATTCATCAAATTATTTGGCTTTCTTGTTAAGTATCTCTCATGAAAATCTGTTAAAATGTATTTGCATTAAGCACTCAATTGAGTAATCTTACTGCATATTTATTCAGTCTTTCACGAGTTGGCTTCCCTGGTCTAGCACTGTGCTTGAGAACAAGATGAGTACAAGCAAAGCAGAACAAAGCTATCTAGTAGAAGCACAGCATAGAGAAATCTTTGGGTGTGCAAGCTTGGAGCTTTCTGAAATCGAATTAGCTGTAATGCTAATAGGAAGAAGAAGgttgcaatatttaaaattaaGAAGACTCTTGTGTAGGAAGCTGATAAGGATTGGGCAGTGCTTCGAACAGTGGCTCCTGGTTTCACGGAACCactttttacatttttgtttgtACCTCGTTCTGGTTTTTTCACATCGGAAAAGTCCATAAAATCAAAAGTCTCCCCCATGTCCTCATTTCTTTCATCGGAAGTTTCTTCTTGCATTCGCTGCAGCAACTTCTTCCGCTCTCTTTTCTCATTCATTTCAATTTGtgcaaaaatatctggaaagttaTTGGGAAATttatcaccatcaccttttccttttttcatttttttggcCTTGGCTTGTCCAAACGAGACAGAAAATAACTTTTCAACAGCTTCCTCTGTCTTCTTTTTGTCTGATAGTTTTAGAAGACGCTCGGCCGTCTTCCGGAAGTTATCAGTGTTCAGGACTCGCGCCAAGATCTGCTTTTCGAGCTGCTGAAACACTGGTTTTGTGTGCTGAATATTTTCTTCAACAATATTCACATAATCTTTTGTCTCCTGCACTGAAGCATCCCTGATTGCAGAAGTTCTATCAAATACAATCTTTTGACGGTCAGCTAGTACCATGGCAAACAGTGGTTTCACTGCTGTTTCCCCAGTTAAGAGATAAACTGTATAGGTTTTCTCATTTGTTGCTAGATATATATCTATCCGATCTGAATCTCCTCGAATGCTAAAGCTTTGAATCTCCACAGAAGGTCCAAAGAAAATATAGGCTGTTCTCGTGACTGGGTACCTCAGCGTAGTTGTAACATTCACATAGTGTGTTCCATTGTATGGGTATCCGCGAGGATAAGTCTTGAATGCTAGTCCAGCCTTTTCACTATTGCCTTTATCATCCATCCAGAACATTGTGTACTGGCCATCTTTTTGCCTAATAAATGCTCCATTTACCCCATCTTCAGATATTTCCTCAAAAGCCACATCTGTATTATGGAAATACGCACTCATTTTTTCAAGCGGGCTGTCTTCTGCCAAGTGGATTTGATCTACCAGGAGTAAAAGCTGAGGTTGCAGAAGGAGAAGGTTCCTTTGGGAACTTTTCAGTTTCAGGCTAGGACTATACGCTCCCACTGCCTCTCCTCTGATAAAGACCACACCATTCTGCTCTAAAGCTGCTGTCACCTGGCCATGACAATCCCCAGAGATCCCATGTTTATACTTCAGCCACTTCGAATTGCATGCTTCTGTCACCTGCCCTTCCCAAGGGTTGAAGCAAGTACCTGCTGTGGCTGGAGAGAACATTAAAGCATTGTTGAGAAAGGTGTATTTTGGGCCGTACAAAGCCTCTGTGATGAAAGGTACCCCATTAGGTGCGAACGTGAAAGAGTTCTGATCAGGATGTTCATGGCCAGCATTAAAATTCTTCCATCCATTAATCCACTGTGAATACTTCTTCTGATGAACCATGTCGTAGATTGCACGTCCTCCCAGTTTACCCGATTTGAAGGACAAGAAAGGTCGGTTAACTTCTGCTGGTAAAGCCCCTCCGTAAGTTACAACACCCCAATCTTCAAAATAATGTAATTTTGGTACCCCATAATCCAGAGGTGGCACTGGAGTCAGAGAGCCATCATACCTGATAACAAATAGAAAGAAAAGGCTGAAACTATTTTGACAGCACAGCAAGGGCAAACATAGTTCAATAATGTGGGACCACAGttaacttaatttttaaaaaaatgcccctaAATCTCAGTTGAGTACAACAGATGTGACTTTCGGTTGCTTATTTTTGGCAATTTAATTAGACTAGGTCAATAAATATCAGGTTAGAAATGGTTAATACctgcttctttaaatatatatattAACATTTTTCCATTAGAATGCTTCAGTTTCCTTTACATTGATTTTATGTTCGATTACAGTTCTAAAAGTCAGTAGAATCATTGAGaacagctagggacaggcaataaatggtaGCCAATCAGCAACGCCAGTGAATAAAAAAAGGTGTATAACACCAGCCAGATGCAGAGTAAAACTCTCCCTACTGTGTCCAAACATGTGCCTCAACTTATACCGAAGAACAACACTTATTGCACCAATATGACTTCTTACTTTGGATATTTGTTCAGGGGTTGTGACATTTACTGGCAGGGGTGGCATTTAttcccatccctagctgcccttaaaCTGGTGGCAGCGAGCCACCTTCTCAACTGCTGCGGCCCATGGGGTGTAGGCAGACCAGCCATCTTGTGAATGTGGCATGATGCTGTCAATCAGTGACATGAGAGGGATCATAATACACCAAGAACCCAGGCAGAGAAACTGGCTTGGGCACATTTTAAGAAAATGTACTTGTAAGAAATGTTAAGAGGGAATTAACATTTAATTAACATTAACATTTAGGGGAAAAAAGGAAAAGTAAAAAGGAAGGAAGAGAATACTGATATTGGATGACTTGAAGATGTTATTGGCAAATGAAGAGAATGGAGCAGAACAGAAAGATCTGGACAGGTTGTTATGGTCGAAGGACCTGCCTTCCGGGCAGAGCACACATGATGACAACAATGATCGTTGATATGATGCAAAAGATATTTCAAAATTGTATAAATGTTCCTAAAATAAAGGTGCCATGTATGCAGCATAAAAATATAAGAGACACAAATCTCTGCTGTTGCTGATGACAATCTTGGAGGCCAGAAGGCCATTTAACTATGCAGGGTGCCGCTGTATCTGAACCGTCCCATCTTCCTGCCTCTAGAAAGAATAAGTCCTGAGCAAATAAGTCCATGGTTGATCTTCCTGACTCATTGCCAATTGAGTCTTAAGTGGCCAATTCAGTACCAAATGCCTGATCGAGGGAATGGGTATCAGGACGGGAAGGGAGAACCACAATGAGAATGACCATGCTGCTCCCGGCATCCTTCACCCCATAAAGTCCACTCCCATTCCCACCGCTGACCCATGCCCTGGATCCATGGGTCTGGCAGGCAAGGGATGCATGGGGAGGGGTTAAAACCATAAGATGTAAGTGCAGAAGAAGgatattcaacccatcaagtctgcaccatcATTGATTGGGATCACGACTGAtatgataattctcaactccactgttCTGCCTTTTGTTAGTACACTTTATTTCCTCACTggtaaaaatctgtctatctcaaccttgaatacacttaactaTCCAATCTGCATAGCCCTCTGCAATCAAGAATTCCACTTACCCACtgagaagagatttctcctcatctctgtcttaaatgggtgaccccttctTCTAAGGTCatcccctctggtcctagactccctcccacaaggggaaacaacatttccGCACCTATCCTGTTGCGTCCCAAAGAAACTTACATGTTTCAATAGTGTAGGCTTTCATTCTTGTGacctccaatgagtacaggctcaatcTGCTCAACCTCTGCTTATAAGGCAGTCCCTTAATATTTGGTAGCAGCCAAACGAAACTTCTCGGGACTGCCATCAATGCTGCTATATTTTTCCTTACATAAGGggcacaaaactgttcacagtattccggTTGTGGTCTGACTATTACTTGCATGGTTTTAGCATGGTgttcctacttttatactccattccctttgacatGAAGGATAACATTGTACTTTGTTTCCCTATGAGCGGAACTCaaatactaaccttttgtgatttatgcactaGAGCTCCCAAATCCCTCTACGTTGTAGTTTTCTCCAGTCTTTTTCCATTTTTCTAATACTccgctcttctattcttcctgtcaaagtgcatattttcaaatttgcccacattatattccatctgcgaagtttttttttgcccactcacttaacctgtctataatCCCTCTGCAAACTCTGCATCATCCTTCCCACTTGTCTCCCCGCTTATTTTAGTGCCATCTTCAAACATGGCTATAGTAagttcactttcctcatccaagtcattaaaatatattgtaaataattatgatggctgaggcactccactagttacaggttgtcatcctgaaaatgccctcattatcccaactctgtcttctattagccaattctctatccatactAATATACTAATCGAACACccatgagctcttatcttattaaATTGCCTAACTAGTGGTACGTCATCAAATGCCGTCTGAAAATCCAATGATATTacacccactgcttcccatttatcCCCCTGGTTTGTTaacctcctcaaaagaattccaATACGTTTGTCAGACATGTTTTCCCCTTCATACATTCATGCTCACTCTGCTTGATCATACAATGTGATTATGCATGCGTGTTAtgtatttccaaatgttctgtatTATAATATACTTTATAACATAAAATAAACATACACTAAACTAACTGGCCTTTTTTTGTCGTTTCTTGTGAAGaggtgttacattggcagctTGCCAAGCCTCTGGAACTTTtactggaagattactaccagtgcttCCATCATCTATAACTACTTCCAGAAAGTGTCCTAAAATACATCAAATCAGGTCCAATGGTCCTATTAGTCTTTAGCTCCATCAATTTCCCTGCCACTTTTTCTGTACTAATagttctttgatttatttcatCTCCTCCTCTTGTCCCTTGATTTATTTTAGTGCTTTTGAAATTCTATTAGTGTCTGTGAaaacaaatgcaaagtatttattcaactcctctaccatttctggttccccattattatttccagaGCCTATGTTTACTttggcctctctcttcctttttatttgaTTGGAGAAGCTCTTGCTGTCGTTCTTGACGTTATTTGCAAGTTTACTTTCAAAGTTTATCTTTTCCTTCTTTATTGTTTCATAATGATTGTTTTGTTTGTTGAAaaaactttcccaatcttctggtttACCCTTAATCTTTGTAACATTTTATGCTTTTCTTCTTTCAAGTTAATGTA
Above is a window of Stegostoma tigrinum isolate sSteTig4 chromosome 4, sSteTig4.hap1, whole genome shotgun sequence DNA encoding:
- the dse gene encoding dermatan-sulfate epimerase isoform X3, with the translated sequence MIEMEKSYLQEAYLWSKQALTVLEKSMVLLKDVKDGSLYEGVAYGSYTTRSLFQYMFLVQKHFNISHFDHPWIKQHFAFYYRTVLPGFQRTVAIADSNYNWFYGPESQLVFLDTYVMRNGSGNWLAEQIRKYRIQEGPGTPAKGQRWCTLHTEFLWYDGSLTPVPPLDYGVPKLHYFEDWGVVTYGGALPAEVNRPFLSFKSGKLGGRAIYDMVHQKKYSQWINGWKNFNAGHEHPDQNSFTFAPNGVPFITEALYGPKYTFLNNALMFSPATAGTCFNPWEGQVTEACNSKWLKYKHGISGDCHGQVTAALEQNGVVFIRGEAVGAYSPSLKLKSSQRNLLLLQPQLLLLVDQIHLAEDSPLEKMSAYFHNTDVAFEEISEDGVNGAFIRQKDGQYTMFWMDDKGNSEKAGLAFKTYPRGYPYNGTHYVNVTTTLRYPVTRTAYIFFGPSVEIQSFSIRGDSDRIDIYLATNEKTYTVYLLTGETAVKPLFAMVLADRQKIVFDRTSAIRDASVQETKDYVNIVEENIQHTKPVFQQLEKQILARVLNTDNFRKTAERLLKLSDKKKTEEAVEKLFSVSFGQAKAKKMKKGKGDGDKFPNNFPDIFAQIEMNEKRERKKLLQRMQEETSDERNEDMGETFDFMDFSDVKKPERGTNKNVKSGSVKPGATVRSTAQSLSASYTRVFLILNIATFFFLLALQLIRFQKAPSLHTQRFLYAVLLLDSFVLLCLYSSCSQAQC
- the dse gene encoding dermatan-sulfate epimerase isoform X2, translating into MYEKSFTRGWGFQYLHNHQPTNCVALLTGSLILMNQGYLQEAYLWSKQALTVLEKSMVLLKDVKDGSLYEGVAYGSYTTRSLFQYMFLVQKHFNISHFDHPWIKQHFAFYYRTVLPGFQRTVAIADSNYNWFYGPESQLVFLDTYVMRNGSGNWLAEQIRKYRIQEGPGTPAKGQRWCTLHTEFLWYDGSLTPVPPLDYGVPKLHYFEDWGVVTYGGALPAEVNRPFLSFKSGKLGGRAIYDMVHQKKYSQWINGWKNFNAGHEHPDQNSFTFAPNGVPFITEALYGPKYTFLNNALMFSPATAGTCFNPWEGQVTEACNSKWLKYKHGISGDCHGQVTAALEQNGVVFIRGEAVGAYSPSLKLKSSQRNLLLLQPQLLLLVDQIHLAEDSPLEKMSAYFHNTDVAFEEISEDGVNGAFIRQKDGQYTMFWMDDKGNSEKAGLAFKTYPRGYPYNGTHYVNVTTTLRYPVTRTAYIFFGPSVEIQSFSIRGDSDRIDIYLATNEKTYTVYLLTGETAVKPLFAMVLADRQKIVFDRTSAIRDASVQETKDYVNIVEENIQHTKPVFQQLEKQILARVLNTDNFRKTAERLLKLSDKKKTEEAVEKLFSVSFGQAKAKKMKKGKGDGDKFPNNFPDIFAQIEMNEKRERKKLLQRMQEETSDERNEDMGETFDFMDFSDVKKPERGTNKNVKSGSVKPGATVRSTAQSLSASYTRVFLILNIATFFFLLALQLIRFQKAPSLHTQRFLYAVLLLDSFVLLCLYSSCSQAQC
- the dse gene encoding dermatan-sulfate epimerase isoform X1 codes for the protein MKTYTHGVPVVFFIHLFCSLLAYAVNEKSGGNIHFMNGNYDGHPMLYFSKSDVEDLRLKARSTHRNIANRIWNAGQIMLTSPREYLPPWDPKHFSARWNEIYGNNLGVLAMFCVLFPERTDAMEFAMDYMERMASQPSWLVKDAPWDEVPLAHSLVGFATAYDFLYDHLNRTQQERYLEVITDSSRYMYEKSFTRGWGFQYLHNHQPTNCVALLTGSLILMNQGYLQEAYLWSKQALTVLEKSMVLLKDVKDGSLYEGVAYGSYTTRSLFQYMFLVQKHFNISHFDHPWIKQHFAFYYRTVLPGFQRTVAIADSNYNWFYGPESQLVFLDTYVMRNGSGNWLAEQIRKYRIQEGPGTPAKGQRWCTLHTEFLWYDGSLTPVPPLDYGVPKLHYFEDWGVVTYGGALPAEVNRPFLSFKSGKLGGRAIYDMVHQKKYSQWINGWKNFNAGHEHPDQNSFTFAPNGVPFITEALYGPKYTFLNNALMFSPATAGTCFNPWEGQVTEACNSKWLKYKHGISGDCHGQVTAALEQNGVVFIRGEAVGAYSPSLKLKSSQRNLLLLQPQLLLLVDQIHLAEDSPLEKMSAYFHNTDVAFEEISEDGVNGAFIRQKDGQYTMFWMDDKGNSEKAGLAFKTYPRGYPYNGTHYVNVTTTLRYPVTRTAYIFFGPSVEIQSFSIRGDSDRIDIYLATNEKTYTVYLLTGETAVKPLFAMVLADRQKIVFDRTSAIRDASVQETKDYVNIVEENIQHTKPVFQQLEKQILARVLNTDNFRKTAERLLKLSDKKKTEEAVEKLFSVSFGQAKAKKMKKGKGDGDKFPNNFPDIFAQIEMNEKRERKKLLQRMQEETSDERNEDMGETFDFMDFSDVKKPERGTNKNVKSGSVKPGATVRSTAQSLSASYTRVFLILNIATFFFLLALQLIRFQKAPSLHTQRFLYAVLLLDSFVLLCLYSSCSQAQC